A stretch of Carboxydothermus pertinax DNA encodes these proteins:
- a CDS encoding DUF5131 family protein translates to MGRTKIEWADAVWNPVTGCTPVSEGCKNCYAERMSKRLAGRCGYPEDEPFRVTLHPEKLNEPWHWKKPRRVFVCSMGDLFHEDVPDDFILKVFLQMTFCPSRHIFMVLTKRPKRMKDIIEKFMGQMLGTSGKTMEEKQAWPHKRVWLGVTVENQEMANERIPILLKIPATVRFVSCEPLLGPVDLSKWLGICEGCGVPATKCGPVLWHKGQKCCPDCTHDFQLNWVIAGGETGPGARPMHPEWVRSLRDQCQEAGVPFFFKSWGEYKPLPYSDRGDGLHTLTEYKGCKYDFVKVGKKNAGSLLDGRTWDEFPDLEG, encoded by the coding sequence ATGGGGCGGACTAAGATAGAGTGGGCCGATGCAGTATGGAATCCCGTAACGGGCTGTACGCCGGTGTCTGAAGGTTGCAAAAACTGCTATGCTGAACGTATGAGCAAGCGTTTGGCTGGGAGGTGCGGATATCCAGAGGACGAGCCGTTTAGGGTGACGTTGCACCCAGAAAAATTAAATGAACCTTGGCATTGGAAGAAACCGCGCCGGGTATTTGTATGCAGTATGGGCGATTTATTTCATGAAGATGTACCGGATGATTTTATTCTTAAAGTGTTTTTACAAATGACCTTTTGCCCAAGTAGGCATATATTCATGGTTTTGACAAAGCGACCTAAACGGATGAAGGACATTATAGAGAAATTTATGGGGCAAATGCTTGGGACGTCAGGAAAAACAATGGAGGAAAAGCAAGCCTGGCCTCATAAAAGAGTATGGCTCGGTGTTACAGTAGAAAATCAAGAAATGGCCAATGAAAGAATTCCAATATTACTTAAGATACCAGCAACTGTACGGTTTGTTAGTTGTGAACCTCTATTAGGACCAGTGGATTTATCAAAATGGTTAGGAATATGCGAAGGTTGCGGAGTGCCAGCAACAAAATGCGGACCTGTTTTATGGCATAAAGGTCAAAAATGTTGTCCGGATTGTACCCATGATTTCCAACTTAACTGGGTCATTGCTGGCGGCGAAACCGGCCCTGGAGCTCGACCGATGCACCCAGAGTGGGTAAGGAGCCTACGAGACCAGTGCCAAGAAGCAGGGGTACCATTCTTCTTCAAAAGTTGGGGTGAATATAAACCTTTGCCTTATAGCGATAGAGGGGATGGACTGCATACTCTGACAGAATATAAAGGTTGCAAATATGACTTTGTAAAAGTAGGGAAAAAGAACGCAGGCAGTCTCCTGGACGGTCGGACTTGGGATGAGTTTCCAGATTTGGAGGGCTAA